One window of the Dendropsophus ebraccatus isolate aDenEbr1 chromosome 12, aDenEbr1.pat, whole genome shotgun sequence genome contains the following:
- the LOC138768762 gene encoding sperm acrosome membrane-associated protein 6-like, which produces MRLYWLLPVFLLVCGAELVTSCFPCFTTPAERDAICGYPVSLGKIEAMDCLQRLHRGFEPLSNITIAYSQIQNIRKYLKTFIDEIKTIDQLYFPHAWVQQFDNKMAEFVSHVRERAASHPAAQCIPPCGLQKAARTFSCGQCAAVDCPFPIACPIQEIKVNEYEKTFIPCGGRFIMSHHLRIVWKFAKDIWTTDLSFFKEIKHKGDLFHLLNPAVGSDRGTYFCEIFDEDDDMILRQYQYVNGKNQNVPMCYILYEAPPDS; this is translated from the exons ATGCGATTATACTGGTTATTACCTGTATTCCTGTTGGTTTGTGGAGCGGAGCTGGTGACATCTTGCTTCCCCTGCTTCACCACCCCGGCGGAGAGGGACGCCATATGCGGATACCCCGTCTCCCTGGGGAAAATAGAGGCCATGGATTGCCTCCAAAGGCTGCACAGGGGGTTTGAGCCCCTGAGTAACATCACAATAG CCTATTCCCAGATACAAAACATCCGGAAGTATCTGAAGACGTTTATAGACGAAATAAAGACGATCGATCAGTTGT ACTTCCCACATGCCTGGGTGCAACAATTCGATAACAAGATGGCAGAATTTGTTAGCCATGTGAGAGAGCGTGCTGCAA GTCATCCAGCGGCACAATGTATACCGCCATGTG GACTTCAGAAAGCGGCGCGGACGTTCTCCTGCGGCCAGTGTGCAGCGGTGGATTGCCCGTTCCCTATCGCCTGTCCCA TTCAAGAAATTAAAGTGAATGAATATGAGAAAACTTTCATCCCAtgtgggggaagatttatcatgtCGCACCATCTGCGTATCGTCTGGAAGTTCGCCAAAGAC ATCTGGACGACTGACCTGAGTTTCTTTAAGGAAATAAAACACAAAGGAGACCTATTCCATCTCCTGAATCCTGCAGTGGGCAGCGATAGGGGCACCTACTTCTGTGAGATCTTCGATGAGGATGATGATATGATTCTTAGACAGTACCAGTATGTGAATGGCAAGAACCAGAACGTTCCCATGTGTTACATATTGTATGAAGCTCCTCCTGACTCctga